A section of the Drosophila sechellia strain sech25 chromosome 3L, ASM438219v1, whole genome shotgun sequence genome encodes:
- the LOC6606072 gene encoding uncharacterized protein LOC6606072 isoform X1, which translates to MDLIFSQDVHDAQKFLDCAEKLEYDEFSAKMFVFCNAHSDVDVFELMGNDRLSQLIYGWEVCHLPTRDSESLKAPTLRHMVRVLAHHSLLIWFSQEWKTCSEGLKQLLLYSLTKAVPAFYQIADLANFNWSYVLQFQTKPWSLPYLQQLFLNLKLNKHTAIEHPVPAASEEEVAFLIQEGISLALLRLIQLFNAGNFEAVKQLALRMLAAWVKAHENDPFVSFEGDKNSVTLIGHLYLLTVFVRDENRGFVIDNLMYNIRFYTQIMQEASILYDINFTPARLIAQVCVRLQLGKNGFFEQIGFRKFKFSLVTSFAVILEVYASYVLGNLLMELQALNEHDFLEHLPQFKELMYRYVEERESSERFLLGELKKKENQRNSHFQPHVVELNLNYQQQICKGNRASNLGDYKNCDEDEMIQPEVDEEQDRQIDPVFQNVPNNEEVLSFVYKLLAERNFSGWKFAKIALLLKIIGQQLNAIEIWKYHPGLTVDFMLNLEEKMSENYADLAKVFSEHGFMEAEFWLTAFYLHPTSSNYNEVRRCSRIKKKRQEDDLLPATTPQNVKYELLSSTIDVDEIVKITNHFDPVADYDSIHKSLQALRLPRSMIQDLLTVVFQPRNKRYSWALDWHTLHERCHALLKSPDLKRKFVSLNMAEAGDNLKYLKIDYAKYRDRPQLDYGTIEEGYENAANLPETEEEAEPTPAVDDEAEKAKEQKKRRPAKRKFWDEVVFSEDEEEAASSDSEPYYTGNGRRTRVRAAAMVANAMLSDMDRSVRGGRRSSSPETSNHQFHTQPVVEQQPKIAVQPPKQVCLQETSARVQKRTISELLESRPKFTNETVGFKPIADIWSFKKEELQNVVGDSSSMIECASIINKFKILKALKMAKAAKAPVQPCPQLVRKIVRTGSETESVNSETSTMATHDFNEEEVSEGSTAVSNELTPSPTTKSDLTTDPEVLQPTGGTKTHLIHGSLESTKVPQKTPEFKFLTKEPVRTGEQTQQPLGDALKTSDLKQVLPNRPFKVEELEARQAVEKPKGTRQPQRDLPNTRKQKDKLIHMQHLENSQLPNEMSTPSETGTETDTAEETLLWDGSDENPRNKRLKFSTVNNEFNSRSPASDTKEMETNRQINECLTRSSQVCLTGLTPQDIEKLRRVRVRVKRTNLANLYHDQTRRSQRRLTASLNGQSRSHTEDSNASSNSYNERQYGRRRFKKFVHITSDSPAPSESSTPSPRMINNPIFKHITSDSSTDLEEVPRPVSAIRRRGRGRERSGPKCRTQPNLRRSPSFQPDVIELSSDSLSSNSPIPAANHPMNNFTHAMDMDPLYEEAIIPF; encoded by the exons ATGGATCTAATATTTTCTCAGGATGTGCACGATGCACAAAAGTTCCTGGATTGTGCGGAGAAACTGGAGTACGACGAGTTCTCGGCG AAAATGTTTGTATTCTGCAATGCGCACAGCGATGTGGATGTGTTTGAGCTAATGGGCAATGACCGGTTGTCGCAGTTAATCTACGGATGGGAGGTGTGCCACCTGCCCACCAGGGACTCCGAGTCTTTAAAGGCTCCAACGCTGCGTCACATGGTGCGGGTTTTGGCCCACCACTCGCTGCTGATTTGGTTTAGCCAGGAGTGGAAGACCTGCTCCGAAGGTCTCAAGCAACTGTTGCTCTACAGCCTCACCAAGGCGGTGCCGGCGTTCTACCAGATTGCTGACCTTGCCAATTTCAACTGGTCGTACGTTCTGCAGTTCCAGACAAAGCCCTGGAGCCTGCCCTATCTGCAGCAGCTATTCCTTAACCTGAAGCTGAACAAACACACCGCCATCGAGCACCCAGTTCCTGCGGCATCAGAAGAAG AAGTTGCTTTTCTGATACAGGAAGGGATATCTCTGGCCCTGCTGCGGCTAATACAACTCTTTAATGCCGGCAACTTTGAGGCCGTGAAACAGCTGGCGCTTCGGATGCTGGCTGCTTGGGTGAAAGCACACGAAAATGATCCATTTGTGTCCTTTGAAGGGGATAAAAACTCAGTTACACTAATCGGTCATCTATACCTCTTGACTGTTTTTGTAAGAGATGAAAATCGAGGCTTTGTGATAGATAATTTG ATGTACAACATACGGTTCTATACCCAGATCATGCAGGAAGCTTCGATCTTATATGACATTAACTTTACGCCAGCTCGACTTATTGCCCAGGTTTGCGTGCGTCTTCAACTCGGGAAAAATGGGTTCTTTGAGCAAATTGGGTTTAGGAAATTCAAATTCAGTCTGGTCACTTCATTTGCCGTCATACTGGAGGTCTACGCCAGCTATGTGCTGGGGAATCTCTTGATGGAGCTTCAGGCGCTCAACGAACACGATTTTCTGGAGCACCTGCCACAGTTCAAAGAGCTAATGTATCGCTATGTAGAGGAGCGGGAGAGCAGCGAGCGCTTCCTTCTAGGGGAGCTCAAGAAGAAGGAAAACCAGAGAAACAGCCACTTTCAACCACATGTTGTAGAGCTAAATCTCAACTACCAGCAGCAGATATGCAAGGGAAACCGAGCCAGCAACTTAGGCGACTACAAGAACTGTGATGAAGACGAAATGATTCAACCTGAGGTGGACGAAGAACAGGATAGACAAATAGATCCAGTGTTTCAAAATGTACCAAACAATGAGGAAGTTTTGAGCTTTGTGTACAAACTGCTGGCAGAACGG AATTTTTCAGGCTGGAAATTTGCTAAGATTGCCCTGCTGCTGAAGATCATTGGGCAACAGTTGAATGCAATTGAAATATGGAAATATCATCCCGGATTAACAGTTGATTTTATGCTTAATTTGGAAGAAAAGATGTCGGAAAACTATGCTGACCTCGCCAAGGTATTCTCCGAACATGGGTTTATGGAGGCAGAATTTTGGCTGACTGCTTTCTACCTCCACCCCACATCATCTAATTATAACGAAGTGAGGCGCTGTTCGCGGATCAAGAAAAAGCGACAGGAGGATGACTTGCTTCCTGCTACGACGCCACAGAACGTCAAGTACGAACTGCTGAGCTCCACCATCGATGTGGACGAGATTGTGAAAATAACGAACCATTTCGATCCAGTGGCCGACTACGATTCTATACACAAGTCGCTGCAGGCGTTGCGGCTTCCCCGCAGCATGATCCAGGACCTGCTGACCGTGGTCTTCCAACCACGGAATAAACGATACTCATGGGCTCTCGATTGGCACACGCTGCACGAGCGTTGCCATGCCCTACTCAAAAGCCCGGACCTGAAGAGAAAATTTGTGTCTCTCAACATGGCCGAGGCAGGCGACAATTTGAAGTACCTCAAGATCGACTATGCCAAATACAGGGATCGCCCGCAGTTGGACTATGGGACCATAGAAGAGGGCTACGAAAATGCTGCTAATCTCCCAGAGACTGAGGAAGAAGCTGAACCAACGCCAGCAGTGGATGATGAAGCAGAGAAAGCCAAGGAGCAGAAAAAGCGGCGACCCGCAAAACGCAAATTTTGGGACGAAG TAGTGTTTTCGGAAGACGAGGAGGAGGCTGCCTCAAGCGATTCGGAGCCCTACTACACGGGAAATGGCCGACGGACTCGGGTTAGGGCCGCAGCCATGGTAGCCAATGCCATGTTGTCTGACATGGATCGAAGTGTGCGCGGTGGGCGACGATCGAGCTCTCCAGAGACATCAAATCACCAATTTCATACACAGCCCGTCGTCgagcagcagccaaaaatcGCAGTCCAGCCTCCAAAACAAGTGTGTCTACAAGAAACCTCCGCACGTGTCCAAAAGCGTACGATTAGCGAACTTTTGGAGTCACGACCCAAATTTACTAATGAAACCGTCGGTTTTAAGCCGATTGCCGACATATGGAGTTTCAAGAAGGAAGAGCTGCAGAATGTGGTaggcgacagcagcagcatgatAGAGTGCGCCTCGAtcataaacaaattcaaaatctTGAAGGCCCTCAAAATGGCCAAAGCTGCAAAAGCACCCGTGCAGCCATGTCCCCAGCTTGTTCGAAAAATCGTTCGCACGGGATCGGAAACTGAAAGCGTAAACTCCGAAACTTCCACGATGGCTACCCACGACTTCAATGAGGAGGAGGTCAGCGAAGGTTCTACCGCTGTAAGTAATGAGCTAACACCTTCGCCGACCACAAAGTCTGATTTAACCACGGACCCAGAAGTGTTGCAGCCCACTGGTGGAACCAAGACGCATTTGATCCATGGGAGCCTAGAATCTACAAAAGTGCCACAGAAGACTCCGGAGTTTAAGTTTTTGACCAAGGAGCCCGTAAGAACTGGAGAACAGACCCAGCAGCCACTGGGAGATGCCTTAAAGACTAGTGATCTTAAACAGGTCCTCCCAAATAGACCGTTCAAAGTAGAGGAACTGGAAGCAAGACAGGCGGTCGAAAAGCCAAAAGGAACTAGACAACCGCAACGAGATCTGCCGAATACTAGAAAACAAAAAGATAAGCTTATCCACATGCAGCACTTAGAAAATTCTCAGCTGCCTAATGAAATGTCAACGCCATCAGAAACCGGGACAGAAACCGACACCGCGGAGGAGACCCTTCTGTGGGATGGCAGTGATGAGAACCCGAGAAACAAGCGCTTAAAATTTAGCACAGTGAACAACGAATTCAATTCCAGATCTCCTGCAAGCGATACCAAGGAAATGGAGACAAATCGTCAAATCAACGAATGCCTGACGCGTTCTTCTCAGGTGTGCTTAACTGGGCTGACACCACAAGACATAGAAAAACTCAGGAGAGTAAGAGTTCGTGTTAAGCGAACTAATCTGGCAAATTTATATCACGACCAGACACGTCGCAGCCAAAGAAGGCTCACAGCGAGTCTGAACGGCCAGAGCCGCTCCCACACCGAGGACAGCAATGCATCTTCAAACAGCTACAATGAGCGCCAATATGGTAGGCGCCGCTTTAAGAAGTTTGTGCACATCACATCGGACTCGCCAGCACCTTCGGAATCGTCCACGCCATCGCCGCGCATGATAAACAATCCGATCTTCAAGCACATTACATCCGATTCCTCGACAGATCTCGAGGAGGTGCCTCGGCCTGTTTCTGCGATTAGAAGACGCGGGCGTGGTCGTGAACGCAGTGGACCCAAGTGTAGAACACAACCAAATTTGCGACGATCGCCTTCGTTTCAGCCAGATGTGATCGAGCTGTCCTCGGACTCTCTTTCGTCCAACTCACCAATTCCAGCCGCTAACCACCCGATGAATAACTTTACACATGCAATGGATATGGATCCGCTTTACGAGGAGGCCATCATTCCGTTCTAA
- the LOC6606072 gene encoding uncharacterized protein LOC6606072 isoform X2, whose protein sequence is MDLIFSQDVHDAQKFLDCAEKLEYDEFSAKMFVFCNAHSDVDVFELMGNDRLSQLIYGWEVCHLPTRDSESLKAPTLRHMVRVLAHHSLLIWFSQEWKTCSEGLKQLLLYSLTKAVPAFYQIADLANFNWSYVLQFQTKPWSLPYLQQLFLNLKLNKHTAIEHPVPAASEEEVAFLIQEGISLALLRLIQLFNAGNFEAVKQLALRMLAAWVKAHENDPFVSFEGDKNSVTLIGHLYLLTVFVRDENRGFVIDNLMYNIRFYTQIMQEASILYDINFTPARLIAQVCVRLQLGKNGFFEQIGFRKFKFSLVTSFAVILEVYASYVLGNLLMELQALNEHDFLEHLPQFKELMYRYVEERESSERFLLGELKKKENQRNSHFQPHVVELNLNYQQQICKGNRASNLGDYKNCDEDEMIQPEVDEEQDRQIDPVFQNVPNNEEVLSFVYKLLAERNFSGWKFAKIALLLKIIGQQLNAIEIWKYHPGLTVDFMLNLEEKMSENYADLAKVFSEHGFMEAEFWLTAFYLHPTSSNYNEVRRCSRIKKKRQEDDLLPATTPQNVKYELLSSTIDVDEIVKITNHFDPVADYDSIHKSLQALRLPRSMIQDLLTVVFQPRNKRYSWALDWHTLHERCHALLKSPDLKRKFVSLNMAEAGDNLKYLKIDYAKYRDRPQLDYGTIEEGYENAANLPETEEEAEPTPAVDDEAEKAKEQKKRRPAKRKFWDEVVFSEDEEEAASSDSEPYYTGNGRRTRVRAAAMVANAMLSDMDRSVRGGRRSSSPETSNHQFHTQPVVEQQPKIAVQPPKQVCLQETSARVQKRTISELLESRPKFTNETVGFKPIADIWSFKKEELQNVVGDSSSMIECASIINKFKILKALKMAKAAKAPVQPCPQLVRKIVRTGSETESVNSETSTMATHDFNEEEVSEGSTAKCCSPLVEPRRI, encoded by the exons ATGGATCTAATATTTTCTCAGGATGTGCACGATGCACAAAAGTTCCTGGATTGTGCGGAGAAACTGGAGTACGACGAGTTCTCGGCG AAAATGTTTGTATTCTGCAATGCGCACAGCGATGTGGATGTGTTTGAGCTAATGGGCAATGACCGGTTGTCGCAGTTAATCTACGGATGGGAGGTGTGCCACCTGCCCACCAGGGACTCCGAGTCTTTAAAGGCTCCAACGCTGCGTCACATGGTGCGGGTTTTGGCCCACCACTCGCTGCTGATTTGGTTTAGCCAGGAGTGGAAGACCTGCTCCGAAGGTCTCAAGCAACTGTTGCTCTACAGCCTCACCAAGGCGGTGCCGGCGTTCTACCAGATTGCTGACCTTGCCAATTTCAACTGGTCGTACGTTCTGCAGTTCCAGACAAAGCCCTGGAGCCTGCCCTATCTGCAGCAGCTATTCCTTAACCTGAAGCTGAACAAACACACCGCCATCGAGCACCCAGTTCCTGCGGCATCAGAAGAAG AAGTTGCTTTTCTGATACAGGAAGGGATATCTCTGGCCCTGCTGCGGCTAATACAACTCTTTAATGCCGGCAACTTTGAGGCCGTGAAACAGCTGGCGCTTCGGATGCTGGCTGCTTGGGTGAAAGCACACGAAAATGATCCATTTGTGTCCTTTGAAGGGGATAAAAACTCAGTTACACTAATCGGTCATCTATACCTCTTGACTGTTTTTGTAAGAGATGAAAATCGAGGCTTTGTGATAGATAATTTG ATGTACAACATACGGTTCTATACCCAGATCATGCAGGAAGCTTCGATCTTATATGACATTAACTTTACGCCAGCTCGACTTATTGCCCAGGTTTGCGTGCGTCTTCAACTCGGGAAAAATGGGTTCTTTGAGCAAATTGGGTTTAGGAAATTCAAATTCAGTCTGGTCACTTCATTTGCCGTCATACTGGAGGTCTACGCCAGCTATGTGCTGGGGAATCTCTTGATGGAGCTTCAGGCGCTCAACGAACACGATTTTCTGGAGCACCTGCCACAGTTCAAAGAGCTAATGTATCGCTATGTAGAGGAGCGGGAGAGCAGCGAGCGCTTCCTTCTAGGGGAGCTCAAGAAGAAGGAAAACCAGAGAAACAGCCACTTTCAACCACATGTTGTAGAGCTAAATCTCAACTACCAGCAGCAGATATGCAAGGGAAACCGAGCCAGCAACTTAGGCGACTACAAGAACTGTGATGAAGACGAAATGATTCAACCTGAGGTGGACGAAGAACAGGATAGACAAATAGATCCAGTGTTTCAAAATGTACCAAACAATGAGGAAGTTTTGAGCTTTGTGTACAAACTGCTGGCAGAACGG AATTTTTCAGGCTGGAAATTTGCTAAGATTGCCCTGCTGCTGAAGATCATTGGGCAACAGTTGAATGCAATTGAAATATGGAAATATCATCCCGGATTAACAGTTGATTTTATGCTTAATTTGGAAGAAAAGATGTCGGAAAACTATGCTGACCTCGCCAAGGTATTCTCCGAACATGGGTTTATGGAGGCAGAATTTTGGCTGACTGCTTTCTACCTCCACCCCACATCATCTAATTATAACGAAGTGAGGCGCTGTTCGCGGATCAAGAAAAAGCGACAGGAGGATGACTTGCTTCCTGCTACGACGCCACAGAACGTCAAGTACGAACTGCTGAGCTCCACCATCGATGTGGACGAGATTGTGAAAATAACGAACCATTTCGATCCAGTGGCCGACTACGATTCTATACACAAGTCGCTGCAGGCGTTGCGGCTTCCCCGCAGCATGATCCAGGACCTGCTGACCGTGGTCTTCCAACCACGGAATAAACGATACTCATGGGCTCTCGATTGGCACACGCTGCACGAGCGTTGCCATGCCCTACTCAAAAGCCCGGACCTGAAGAGAAAATTTGTGTCTCTCAACATGGCCGAGGCAGGCGACAATTTGAAGTACCTCAAGATCGACTATGCCAAATACAGGGATCGCCCGCAGTTGGACTATGGGACCATAGAAGAGGGCTACGAAAATGCTGCTAATCTCCCAGAGACTGAGGAAGAAGCTGAACCAACGCCAGCAGTGGATGATGAAGCAGAGAAAGCCAAGGAGCAGAAAAAGCGGCGACCCGCAAAACGCAAATTTTGGGACGAAG TAGTGTTTTCGGAAGACGAGGAGGAGGCTGCCTCAAGCGATTCGGAGCCCTACTACACGGGAAATGGCCGACGGACTCGGGTTAGGGCCGCAGCCATGGTAGCCAATGCCATGTTGTCTGACATGGATCGAAGTGTGCGCGGTGGGCGACGATCGAGCTCTCCAGAGACATCAAATCACCAATTTCATACACAGCCCGTCGTCgagcagcagccaaaaatcGCAGTCCAGCCTCCAAAACAAGTGTGTCTACAAGAAACCTCCGCACGTGTCCAAAAGCGTACGATTAGCGAACTTTTGGAGTCACGACCCAAATTTACTAATGAAACCGTCGGTTTTAAGCCGATTGCCGACATATGGAGTTTCAAGAAGGAAGAGCTGCAGAATGTGGTaggcgacagcagcagcatgatAGAGTGCGCCTCGAtcataaacaaattcaaaatctTGAAGGCCCTCAAAATGGCCAAAGCTGCAAAAGCACCCGTGCAGCCATGTCCCCAGCTTGTTCGAAAAATCGTTCGCACGGGATCGGAAACTGAAAGCGTAAACTCCGAAACTTCCACGATGGCTACCCACGACTTCAATGAGGAGGAGGTCAGCGAAGGTTCTACCGCT AAGTGTTGCAGCCCACTGGTGGAACCAAGACGCATTTGA
- the LOC6606073 gene encoding basic helix-loop-helix neural transcription factor TAP, translated as MAACYNAYSAVSQSFEFDEDDDDASFDSGYEKSFETEAQLSSRRRLDFGTPPTTAIPQPYSGGTWDTVPLSSPPAGFVGLLDTSSNHSTRSGRTLVEHLNSRATNGVFDPPLTSTPVKSPEDPDAPRPKRKYAVGKNRVTRSRSPTQVVKIKRFRRMKANDRERNRMHNLNDALEKLRVTLPSLPEETKLTKIEILRFAHNYIFALEQVLESGGSINLDLEKLQNFTLSGERITKELFDALFVNPQPYPMFGRMFPYGQGMAPLAQHQTAPASHAEQPPAMGGFQHGMDYPQQPPGFDFTGSMRFYHQQQQQPHQPHHLQPNPQQESSPQQFSQEKYDLFRGSFDAAANLHPTNLDSGIHQQSSFYSQTPPWKDYPEDPAHVHPVAHPHSYKHFAPQV; from the coding sequence ATGGCCGCCTGCTATAATGCCTACAGCGCTGTCTCACAGTCCTTCGAGTTcgacgaggacgacgacgacgcCTCCTTCGACAGTGGCTACGAGAAGAGCTTCGAGACGGAGGCCCAGTTGAGCTCACGACGCCGCTTGGACTTcggcactccgccgactacgGCGATCCCGCAACCGTACTCCGGCGGAACCTGGGACACCGTACCGCTCAGCTCACCGCCGGCAGGCTTCGTCGGATTGCTCGATACGAGCAGCAATCACAGCACTCGGAGCGGCAGGACGCTGGTGGAACATCTGAACAGTCGGGCCACGAATGGCGTCTTCGATCCGCCATTGACCAGTACGCCGGTGAAGTCGCCAGAGGATCCCGATGCGCCGCGACCGAAACGCAAATATGCCGTCGGCAAGAACAGAGTAACTCGCTCGCGCAGTCCAACCCAAGTGGTGAAGATCAAGCGATTCCGCCGCATGAAGGCCAATGACCGGGAGCGGAATCGCATGCATAACTTGAATGATGCCCTGGAGAAACTACGCGTCACTTTGCCCTCGCTTCCCGAGGAGACGAAGCTGACGAAGATCGAGATCCTGCGATTTGCGCACAACTACATCTTTGCCCTGGAGCAGGTGCTGGAAAGCGGAGGTTCAATCAACCTGGATTTGGAGAAGCTGCAGAACTTCACGCTGAGTGGTGAGAGGATCACCAAGGAGCTCTTCGATGCTCTTTTCGTAAATCCACAGCCGTATCCCATGTTCGGACGAATGTTCCCCTATGGTCAGGGAATGGCGCCTCTTGCACAGCACCAGACTGCTCCAGCATCGCACGCGGAGCAGCCGCCGGCAATGGGTGGCTTTCAGCACGGCATGGACTATCCGCAGCAGCCACCAGGATTCGACTTTACAGGCAGCATGCGGTTTtaccaccaacagcagcagcagccacatcaACCTCACCATCTGCAGCCTAATCCCCAGCAGGAGTCCAGCCCGCAGCAGTTTTCGCAGGAGAAATACGATCTGTTCAGGGGATCCTTCGATGCAGCTGCCAATCTTCATCCTACAAACTTGGATTCTGGGATTCACCAGCAGAGCAGTTTCTACTCGCAAACACCGCCATGGAAGGACTATCCGGAGGATCCGGCACACGTGCATCCCGTTGCACATCCACACAGCTACAAACACTTCGCCCCGCAGGTGTAG